Genomic DNA from Cloeon dipterum chromosome 3, ieCloDipt1.1, whole genome shotgun sequence:
gacaaatatttacatttcaaaatgtaaaaaagggtaaaataaatttctagatAAGGGAAAATATAGTGTAATATGGTAgcaactaaaattattaatattaaatagatCAAGCTGCAAGTCTCTGCCAGAACTGGTGACAACAGCGCTGCGGCTTTTGTTTGGCAAAGCAGAACCCTTCGTTACGCGACCGTAGACCAGGAAGGTGTGGTTACGACCCGCACCTCCGAACAGGGCGCCTCCAACATCTCGGTTGCCCTTGACAAGGACCCCTCCAACGTCGCCTTCGCCCAAATCAGgttagtattttttcttggaatattgaactctggaattatttttatctaatttttgttccaacaaataagtaaaaaatgtcAGGATTGACGTAATGAGATGTGTGAAACTGTTTTGCACGTGTGAAGCCAATCTGGTTACTGTGGCTGTTCAAATAAATCCAGAGCCCATAAGCGaattaagctaaaaatataaaatctcgaattttcaactgttgaaacactaaaaaattgctaaaaactcgaaaaatagtatgattttcaaacttcaaactcGGCTTAATAGATCTCATCAAAGGGCATCGAATAAGATGTGTTGGAATCCCGTAGGACCCATAGGGTCCGAACCAGGCCCCAAAAACAGATTTCCGAAATGTCcaaaatcgcgtttttcaaCTATATAAATGTATATCTCCGGTTGTATCGCACCAACAGCATTCAACCATTGCTCTAAATATTTATCGTTAAATTTTGCGTCGATTGGGCACCAACGCCGCCTCCTTCCGCCCCCTGCCGGTCTCAAGGGCCGCGCTAAATTTCGAAAATAGATcatttgtttttcttatttttttctattggcTCCATCAACCTAATTCCAACGCAAGACACGTTTTTCTTCACCTTCTATCGATTGCTAGATATTTGCGCCTTTATTCCACTTTTTGCCTTTAATTTAACTCGCAAAGATAGGGAATGGCAAACTGGGCACTCCGCCCCCACCTTCACCCTTTAACTCGAAAAATGTCCTCTGGAAGTGTATTCGAACGGAACCTTTTTGAAATCAAAGTCTCATGATTTGTGGATttgctgtaaaaaattaattaattaccaaatcaagttaattttttttaaaattataattgggATTACCACCCAgttaatttcacattttttgctgcaataTGAATTTCCCCACCTATTTTAGTTATAAttatgacaaaaatttaaaaatctgcctTTGGAAATCActaattagaaataataattgaaatcaggTTCCTGCCGCCGTGCAACCTGAAGATCGTGGGCCGTTTGGCGCAGGCTGAGGTGGGCACCACCCTGCACCTGCCGGTCACCTTGCAGCTGTGCGACAAGAAGGGCCGTCCCGTGCACGCCGCCGACTGCAGACACGTCAAGTTCAACGTCGAGGCCGGCGGTAGCGTCTACCGCCAAGAGCAAGCACGCAACGGAGCCCCCCTTCCCACGTCGGAGTCGTGCGCCACCATTCCTTTGTCCTCGGATACGCCCGTGATGACCTCAGTGAGTGTGTCACTGCTCTTCCAGACCGAGGAGGGTGAAATCCTCGAGCTCAAGGACACTGCCAGCGTCAGCTTCTACAAGCCGCTCAGGGTGGTGCACCCTGAGTCGGCTCTGACTGTCCTCGCGCCTGGAAGTTCAAGGAACATCGTCTTTGAGGGTGGACCCAGGGCCATTGCTGGACAGGCCGAGCTCAGCCGCAAACTCACCTTCACCAAGCAGGGACTCGCTCAGGTACTGAGTCAGCGTGAAGGACTAGTATATTATATATCCTTTTTTTCAGAAGTTAGGAAAGGTTAATCAGGGAATTGTTCTGGtgtaaactaatttttgtaattttgagcAGAATTTTTATCGGGAAGTGGTTTTCTGACTCACAGAGTCCCCCTTCTAGGGCTGGAGTCCTAAGTTTTGATGTCCTAGCTTGaggaaaattagtaaaaacattttttaaggaTAACGATcacttaataattataaattactaATAAACTAACTTAAGAGGTGCTTAAGTCACAACTCCAGTCTTTTAGAGGGGTACATGTGGGGTTATCAGGTAATCAAAGTGAGATTTCATCACTTAAATCAGGTTAAAGAATTAACTAAATTCTAACTGTGGTGTGACTTATCATATTCCTCACAAATTAGcgttagaataaaaaaaaatcagacccCAGTTCTTACAAAGGGGGCAGTGTGTGTGCAATTTTTGTCTGATTTTAACCACATCTTCCTGTGGCTTTAACGAAATTTCATCTCTAGGTGTGGGATCTGGACAAGAGCAGCGTGAACTACGTGTTGGTGCGCGTGCAGTGTAGCAGTGTTGGCACTACAGAGCTGCACCTGCTGCTGGGCGCTGGGAAAGACGGCTCGGCCACCGTGCCGGCCAGGGGAATCGTGACCGTCGTTTGCGCCTTCCCTGACTCGCTGGCCCTGACGCCAAGCCTGACCCTGCCTGACTACGACACGTGCGAGATCGCTGCCGGCACCTACGTCTCGCTGATTAACAAAGACTTTGACGTCGTGCTCAACGCCTTTGATAAACAAAACCGCAGGTTTGATGATTAGTTtctattgaaatttcaaattaattaaaaattatgaagcgtttaaaattcatgtcTTATTTTCTGGAAGGTAAAATCATggataaaaatcagaaatgaaattgtttAGGTTTGACAACATCTCGAGTCTCCAAGTCGATTGGGAGACAAGTCCAAGCGACGTTGTCGAGCCCTTGCCGTCTGCCGCTTTCGACGCCTCAAACCATGACGAGACATACGGCATCTCGCTGCCATCTCCTTCCTACCACGTCATCAGGCCGCTCGGACAGAGCCAGGTCCTCACCCTCACTGTGGTCTTGCACGctgaaaaggtaaaaaatttaaaaattctagaaattcAACATTTCATTCCCTAGGAATGTAAAAAGctccattaaattaataaataattaagttaaattatttgtcgAATAATTCAAGAATTTTCTAACTGGCGAATTTTCAGGCGAGGATCAGCACCAAGACCTCAGTTTTCCTGATGGAGGACATTCAAGTGTCACCGGCCAGCCTGACAATCTACAACCACACTGGCAAACCGAGCAAAATCAAGATTTCCAAAGGATCCAACTCGTACCAGATCAGCATCCTTGAAGGGAAAGACGTGGCCGAGATCGCATACAAAAAGTCCAGGAAGTCCGTGGAGGTAAGTCACATctgcatattaaaatttggctagcaaataatataacatttttaattttaaagataaattatttgattttaattaatgcaaagtGCATTAAATGAATGGAATTGTCtccaattgtaaaaaattggtttaaaaatccaattaattaattcacgaTATTTATGAAGGAGtttaaatgacaatttttgtttcaggttaTAGCGAAAAAGCCAGGTCGCATGCAGGTGTCGATCGAGGACGGTTGTCTGCCCAAGCAGGCGCGCACGGCGGCCGTGGCGGAAGTGACAGTTTTGGGCATCGGCAGCGTTGTGGTCACCATGGCGTCGCAGGTGCAGGAGGGCAGCACCGTCGAGGGCAGTCTGCTGGTGCTGGGCACCGACGGTCGGCAGATGACACCGCCGGCCGCCGTGCTGGTCAAGCACGCCGAGGACGCCAGCCGCATCAAGGTCGTCCTGTCTGAGGTGTCGCCCCTCAAGTTCCACGTCACTGGGCTCAGGCTCGGAGATGCTGAGCTCAAGTTCGTCGTTGACAACGTCCACAGCCAGCCGGCAACCATCCACGTCTTCCCTCCTATTAAGGTAGGaactgagttttttttaataataagagtgagcaaaaaatgctttggcGGCGTTGGAAtggaaaaatggcaaattgtGGCTCTGGGACCGATCTCAGATTGGGGTACCttaaaaaggtcgtcagggtaagGGCTCGTCAAGACGAATCGTTTGAGACTTCGCGACTTTTATCCATCAACCTGTCgaattttaacttaaagaaaaccaatttatttgtGGTGTAGGccaaaaaactgaaaaaaatgtaatttcattttttatggcCGCGGGAAATCTCAAAATTGGTCAGGTCTACGTGTGCGATGAAATGCGGTAAAAATGCTCAATATATTCAATTGCTACAATTTCTTACGGAGGAAGCAATTTAATAAACCACGTTTTAGAGCTCCAAAAACCTATTTGtccttcatttttcaattttctagagaaatggaataatttgGTGTCAAATTAgacgtaattaaattatttagatggCCCGtgtcgttttttaattttggtccaGGACCAGAGATATTGCTTGCGGAAGTTGAAATGGggggaaaaaaataaagaaacactATTTTCGGCTTTAGTAGGTGTGATATTTAAACCTCCCATACTTTTAGAggataacaaatttttataatcaactaaacctttgaaataaaattttcagatctGGCCAAGCGACCTGGTCCTGGTGCCCGGCTCAGTGATTCAAGTCTTAGCCAAAGGCGGTCCAAAAGTGCCAGACGGCGTGCTGGAATTCTCCTCCCAATCGCCAGAGAAGCCGTCGTGTCTGCACACGTCAACCGGCGGCCTTCTGGAGGCCCGTTGCATCGGCCGCGGCAGCGTGAGCGTGCGTGCCATGGCGCCGGACGGCAGCGTCTACTCGGAGGACACGGCCAGGGTCAGAATCGTGGCTCTGAGCGGCGTGGAAATCGTCGCGCCGACCACGGTGCTCGAGCAGGGCACCCGCATGCCCGTCTACCTGCAGGGCAAGTCGGACACAGGCGAAATCATCTCGCCGTTCGTCGTCGCCACACTCAACGCCGTCTGCCAATGGTCTGAGCACGGCGGACGACTCCGCATCAAATCAACAGGTAAAAATAAGTTAActactgaatttaaaaatgagactTAAAAGCAGAAGTGGACGTTACGTGACCTGGTCTATAATTTAGATTACATAGATTGGAGCTAACTCCAGCTTTTCAATACATTCGAGTGTCCTGAACACTCATGGAATTAAAAGGAGGCTTTGAAAaccattgattttaattaattaattaaatctaatgCTGAAAAATTGACTGATTAAGAGCATGAACAAAGTTTCACAACAAATTGtgcatttttacgatttttctgAAGTTGTATCTAAATTATCGATGCAATTTCTTATTACCACCTGGTTTTTCACTTTAAACCAGTTGCTTTATCgcttctttaaatttaattttaatttttcagacagCGTTGGCTACGTGGACGCGGTGAACGTGGGCACTGCGGAGCTGTCGGCCGACTTCAAGCTTCCGCACGGACAGCCCAACACGTTCACCAACTTCATCACGATCGAGGTCATCCCAGCACTGCGCCTGACCCTGCCATCCGGCGCACCCTCTGCCGCACCGCTCCTCATCGCTCCCTTCTCAAAGGTAAGCATTCATATTTTCCTAGACTGTTGCAAAAAGGTACCagaatttatgtattttatttgtcgttttcctttttcctctcttcaTATTTTGCTCTTGCAATTTTAGGTGCAGCTGGCGGCGACGAGCGGCAAGTTCTTCCTCGAGTGCGGCAGCGAAGGCGTGCTGTCCGTGTCTGAAAACGGTTTGGTGACGTCGCACGGCCCACTGGGACGCGGCTCCATCGTCGTCTCTGACCAAAAGACCAACCAGAAGCTCATGGTGGGCGTCACCGTGGTGCCTGTCGCCTATGTCATGGCACAGAGCTCCTCGCCGTTCAGCAGCTTCGCTCGAGGAATGCAGACCCAGGTGAGTCCTAagtcagaattttttattaataaaaaatctggtattttttaataccaaaaaaCCGGCTGAAGAAAACTTCCCTAATGTCAAATCCACTGTGGAACTgctgaaacaaacaaaatttaattagttttattaaCTTTCTTAGGTGAATGTGAGCTACCACGACGGAATCGGTCGCGAGATCGTTGTACCGACAAACGAGCGAAACACAGAGTGGATGTCGAGCCGTCCGCAAACGCTGTCCATGTCGAACGGACGGCTGCAGCTGGGCGAGTCTGGCACCGCGGTGGCCGACATCTGGGACGGCGCCCTGCACGCCTACCTCAAGATCAAGGTCGGCCAGGTGATTACACCCACTGAGCTGGGCCAGGGTGACATCGTCTGCTACAAGACAAACCTCAAGGGCAGCTGGAGCACCCAGGGCGAGCAGCAATCGCTGCACGTCGACCCTGAGTCGGGCTGGGCCACCGCCCTCGCGCCTGGAGACGCCAACCTTCACTTCACTTCAAATCAAGGTTAGAtagatttctttaaattgtttttgatgagtctttgatttaaaagttataaaagAAAAGTTGGAAAAAGGTAAagggggaaatattttttatttaaattagtggAAAACTTTCAGTTGATTAAATCACTTTTCATGGGAaatagaattgaaatttatttggatttagggatttagtaaaattttaatataaatataatgtacatttaattttatcaaacactaTTACCTGAAAATTTAGTTGTACACAGAGACTTTTCATACTAAATTTGCGCCCCATGAAGATCAAATTTACACCCTGTTCGACGCAAAATCTAATAGGCATCAATTCCATATTTAGTTAAGACCGATCAGAGCCATAGGGCtggagttattaatttttttagtccaagaaacgtgtttttttttaatttctcgagtTTGAGGGCCCGTTACGCGGACCCCTGGTGCTACCGCGCGTTCGAATCCTCATCTCATTGGCACTTACCAAAATATCTGGTGgatattttgcaattgttggatattattgttttataaattaaagagttcaaatttatttatcttattCTATTTCAGGAGTCAGCACTTGGGCTGAGATTCAAGTTCAGGAAGCTTCAAACGTACAGTTTGTACCTCCGTCGTTTCCCTCATTCAGCTCCGCAAATCCTTTCGTTGTCCACGTCCAGATCAAGGGCAGAAAAGGTAAgaaaacattatatttattatgtaataacAAAATCACATGGTTCAACTGAACTCGGTTTTTAGCtaccaattttaatatttttctcttgaaatagtttgtaaacaaaatttagctcactgctttattaaaaaccgttccaaattaattattatttttgtcagtgtagctgcataattttaatctccCTTTCACTACTTCTGATCGCAAGACTTCTAGCTCTAAAAAATATCCCATGTAAAGTATTTCATCTAACAATTTCACTAATGAACAAATCATCCCTCAGACGATCGCAAGACTAGCTTGATAGAGGGCTCTTGCGAGCCCCCACCCCTTGGGGTGCTTCGTAAAGCCGTCGAGTGCAAGGCGGCATGGGAGGACGGCTCTTCAGATGACAGCCTCACCGCCGAGCCTGGCTTCGACTTCAGGAGCGGCTACCACACGTGCGAAGTAAAGGCAAGGTCTACTGCGCGCTCCAAGGTCGTCGTGTTGATGGCCTGTCTGGTCGGCGCCAACAAGTGCACCGAAAAGCTCGCCGTCACCTTCTTCAGCCCGGTCGACATCAACGCCAACGAGCTCATGTTCTTTTCCCAAACCGCAGAACTCGTCATCAAGGGACCTAGCCAGGCACTCGCCAAGATCAAGGTAGGAGAGGAGCTCTCTTATTTTCCTCAATGCTGATTTTCGTTCGATctatttcttgtaaatttcGCTGAACCGTCgggttattttattattttctggaTTAATAATGCTTTGAAATTGCTTCAAGTAATCAAGTAGAACACCGTTTATTCTAAGCTCGCTCCTAAGAACGATTTTTGGTGTTTCAAGAAAGGCAAAAGATGCTAAATTTTCATCGAGAGAATAAAGTTTCGTTTTGAAATCTGTTTAGGAATAAAATTCATGGATTTTCTTTCCACTTTGAGTTACAGTATAGTGGAGGcgtctcaattttaattgtaaattattgggaaaatattaaattttatgcccCTGAgtttaaaactgttttcacAATTTGATGCATTGCCAAAATATTGCTTAACTGTTGAGAAAAGTCTCCAAatataattacatttaaattattttaatcttttgatgaccttttattgctcattttcttctaatttctATGTAATTGTGAggcaaaaaaggcaattttcaaaaatttgcctttGATCGCGCCAggttttaatctaaaattaatttttcgccgCCTTTTGAccctgaattattatttttttatttcaaacgaatttaattataagagaataaaaatttactttattaaaaattcgtaactgatatttttaaatctcctatttctcttatttttgggttgcattatttgcttaccacccgttTTTATTCATCACTGGTTTTTACCGCTCAATTTTTAGCGCAAGAAATgtaaagaaatgaatttttctatgcaaatctaaaattttcgaTCGGAGTGGTCCAAATTTCCTCTAATGTGTTCAGATTTTTTCTCGATTTATCTCTAACAATATGTTAAGTCGAGGTTaggagcaaataattagaaaattattggaaactAAGTTGGAAATATTGCTTAAAAGCAATtggtagaaataaaaaaaaaccttgtCTATcactgcattaaattttataaaaaatgcttgttttttgcaaccctgatttattaataaattcaactaactgtttatataataatactaattttatattgtttgcAGATTGAGCCGGTTCCAGAGGTGGAGATAGGGTATCCTCGACAATTGTCGCCAGACACAATCGCCTATACAGCGCAGCTCACGGAAGCCTTCTGGGCCGTGAGCTCCAATCGAGCATATGGACAAATTCTGCTTAAAATCCACTCCCCCGTCACAGGTGCGGTGAATTCGAGTTAATAATTTAgcataacaaataaaatgcatctcTGCCTCCAGGACAAAACTTAGCCCTGCCAGTTGCGTTGGATAGTTCGAACGCGGACCCGCCCTCCTGCCCAAGCAAGTTGTCTGTGCTGCCCAGCTTCTGGGACGGCATTTACTACTACCGCACCGAGATCGTCGGCACCCTCAGCGTGATCATCATGATAGCGGCCATCTCAAATCGTGAGTGTCTTTTCAGATTGACGTTTCAGTTCttgaaattgatgtttttcagTCTACTTCGCCAACAACAGCTACAGAGGCTACGTGCCAGTTCCGGACCAGGGACaaagtaagtttttttttgataattttctgcttaggaaagtataatttaattcaattaagacaaaaattcagcttttaaaaagttttttcttgcaaaatgcataaattgttatttttaaaacttaaaatctttttgagaTGTTTCGGGAATtgctattcaattttaatatttttttgcagttttcttgTTAAGAATTTCTTTTAACTGATGTTTTTTGTGTTGCAGGCAACTCTCCATTCCTGTCCCGCAGCACATCGTCGTCAAACGGCAACGCATCCTTCCAATCTCCACTGACCCCTGGTAAGTtcaaaacgcaaaatatgTCTTCCTTCTCTCAATCCTAAAAATTCTTCTCATCAAATACACTTCTTACTCAAAAGTGaggtttttatattaaaattagacgctctaaataaaaatggccagGGTTGAGTTTGCTTACcgcctgatttttttctctactGATTTTAACCACTAAATTTGTcgattttgaaccaaaatttcaTGCGCAgtagtgatttttttccatt
This window encodes:
- the Gp210 gene encoding nuclear pore membrane glycoprotein 210, which produces MRLICVIAAFIVFGSSSDGAKLNKPRVLLPLYSQFPNNFTLQVDDGGCYKWSTKNPTTIQLSVTDPVPPRGCSSQAVVSAVTSEVGRHTAIIIAEDINSGEVLRCDVIVDSIASLNIVTTTREIFIEEAPEVFEVQAYDDLGNKFTTLEGFAFEWKVRTVSKRVKDSSLAPTVIRVLKFEDSHYKTPSASLGEIERIGLHGSRVLLYGVSTGQAEISVSLAQPQYQNVRPAPSVVLAVVANLLLDPLDTLLMPNTKVRYSLELVRHGRQERLPLPSEQYQLEVEDAAIGTLQSDGVIVEALKVGKTRVLLRDLNAVDEEEARTTSATLRVANPAALDIEILPHKSSYLIAGRNYELHVSILDSNRHVFHIGEGLVIDINVDSEFFSNDRKLASAQFGKALQIGSVPVTARLPSSQFPLTAQKQLIINEQVTVVPEVTYLPWSNVPQSYEIKLQVSARTGDNSAAAFVWQSRTLRYATVDQEGVVTTRTSEQGASNISVALDKDPSNVAFAQIRFLPPCNLKIVGRLAQAEVGTTLHLPVTLQLCDKKGRPVHAADCRHVKFNVEAGGSVYRQEQARNGAPLPTSESCATIPLSSDTPVMTSVSVSLLFQTEEGEILELKDTASVSFYKPLRVVHPESALTVLAPGSSRNIVFEGGPRAIAGQAELSRKLTFTKQGLAQVWDLDKSSVNYVLVRVQCSSVGTTELHLLLGAGKDGSATVPARGIVTVVCAFPDSLALTPSLTLPDYDTCEIAAGTYVSLINKDFDVVLNAFDKQNRRFDNISSLQVDWETSPSDVVEPLPSAAFDASNHDETYGISLPSPSYHVIRPLGQSQVLTLTVVLHAEKARISTKTSVFLMEDIQVSPASLTIYNHTGKPSKIKISKGSNSYQISILEGKDVAEIAYKKSRKSVEVIAKKPGRMQVSIEDGCLPKQARTAAVAEVTVLGIGSVVVTMASQVQEGSTVEGSLLVLGTDGRQMTPPAAVLVKHAEDASRIKVVLSEVSPLKFHVTGLRLGDAELKFVVDNVHSQPATIHVFPPIKIWPSDLVLVPGSVIQVLAKGGPKVPDGVLEFSSQSPEKPSCLHTSTGGLLEARCIGRGSVSVRAMAPDGSVYSEDTARVRIVALSGVEIVAPTTVLEQGTRMPVYLQGKSDTGEIISPFVVATLNAVCQWSEHGGRLRIKSTDSVGYVDAVNVGTAELSADFKLPHGQPNTFTNFITIEVIPALRLTLPSGAPSAAPLLIAPFSKVQLAATSGKFFLECGSEGVLSVSENGLVTSHGPLGRGSIVVSDQKTNQKLMVGVTVVPVAYVMAQSSSPFSSFARGMQTQVNVSYHDGIGREIVVPTNERNTEWMSSRPQTLSMSNGRLQLGESGTAVADIWDGALHAYLKIKVGQVITPTELGQGDIVCYKTNLKGSWSTQGEQQSLHVDPESGWATALAPGDANLHFTSNQGVSTWAEIQVQEASNVQFVPPSFPSFSSANPFVVHVQIKGRKDDRKTSLIEGSCEPPPLGVLRKAVECKAAWEDGSSDDSLTAEPGFDFRSGYHTCEVKARSTARSKVVVLMACLVGANKCTEKLAVTFFSPVDINANELMFFSQTAELVIKGPSQALAKIKIEPVPEVEIGYPRQLSPDTIAYTAQLTEAFWAVSSNRAYGQILLKIHSPVTGQNLALPVALDSSNADPPSCPSKLSVLPSFWDGIYYYRTEIVGTLSVIIMIAAISNLYFANNSYRGYVPVPDQGQSNSPFLSRSTSSSNGNASFQSPLTPGQYAYTGNVYGNQTLDTTWNSTPGRR